GCAGGCGGTTTCCCGCAGGCGGTTTCCCGCAGGCGGTTTCCCGCAGGCGGTTTCCCGCAGGCGGTTTCCCGCAGGCGGTTTCCCGCAGGCGGTTTCCCGCAGGCGGTTTCCCGCAGGCTGATCTTCTTTTTTTGTCCGGAAAAATCTTCAGCGTTGATCCCGGCGGCAGAGCACATCAAGCCAGGCTTGTTCATACATCTGCTGCGGCCAGCTTTGCCGCGCTAAGGGACGGCCGCGCAGATCCAGCATCAGACCGCTTAAACCGCCGCGAACGGTGACGCGCAGTTTGTCCGATGGCCATCTGGCGCCGTTATGGGCGGAGATTTGCAGTTGAGCCGTTTCTTCTTTGCCGAGAGGAACAGCCAGCAGTTCGCCCCAATGCCCTTCCACTTTGATTTCGCGGCCGCTGTCCGTCCTGCCCTGCACGGTCAGGGCGGTTTGACCGAGCACTCCGCTGCCTGCCGGTGCCAAAGCGCAGCCGAGCGGGATCAGGCAGTCCCGATCTAAAATATCCAGCGCGCCGTTTTCATCATTTTGTGAGAAAATTCCCAGGTGCGGCAGCATAAAGACCGAATCGACCATCAGTTCGGTCACACCTTCCGGCTGAAAGGCATCCAGCAGCATCGCTGCCGCCTGACCGCGCTCCGGCGCATTGGAGAGGACACCGCCGGAGCCGATGATGGTATCGAAAATATCAATGGAGAGTTCCTGGCTGGCATCCGTCAGACCGTTGGAGAAGAGACCCTTAGGTTTCTGAATCTTGGCAATAGCCCGGTGATCTTCAAAAGAGAGCCGCAGCGCTTCGCGTCCGACGGCCTGTTCTACCTGCAAATCTTCCGGCGTGGCGGGAATGGTAGTGGGATAAATCAGTTTATTGCCGATCCGGTTCATCATCGTCGCTGCCGTCAGATTTTGATTGGGCAGCCAGCGCATCAGATTTTCAACACCGGCGGTTGTAGCAACATTGCCGATGCTGTAACTCATACCGTAATTGGCGCTGACCGTGCGGACATAAAATCCATTGACGACGGAAAAAACATCGGTGGTGGCGCCGCCGATATCGACGCAAAGGATATTCTTGCGCCGATGACCGGCGTAGCGCATCAGGATTTCACCAACCGCGGTGGGAGTCGGCATTAAGGGTGTCGTTGTGATTTCTTTGAGGCGGGCATAACCGGGAGCATGAGACATGACATGCTCGATGAATAGTTCATGAATCGCTTCTCGGGTAGGAGTCAGGTTTTCTTCCTGAAAAGAAGGCCGCAGATTATCAACTACTTTTAAGGTAAATTGCTCACCCAAAAGATCCTCCACCAAATCAACGGCTTTCGAGGTACCGGCGTAGATGATTGGCAAGGTGTATTGATAGCCGAATTTTGGTTTTGGCTGAGCCGAACGGATAAAATCGCACATTTCAATTAAAAAAGAACCCGGTTCGGCGCCTTCCACACCGCCGGACAATAAAATCATGTCCGGTCGCAGCGTGCGCAGGCGTTCCATGCGCTGAAAAAGCGTGCGCCCGTCATCCGCGGCAAAGACATCCAGAAGCACGGCGCCGCCGCCCAAAGCGGCTCGCTGAGCGCTTTCCGCCGAAATACGGCTGACATTTCCGCAGACGACCATTTGCAGACCGCCGCCGGCAGAGCTGGTGGAAAGATACTGATCGGTGGTTGGCGTCAGCCCCTGACCGGCATCCTGCAGCAGTTTTCGGCCGCTGCGGTCTTCCAGCATTTGGATCGCCCGCAGGACCCCGATCATCACATCGGCATAAGGCGCTTCCACGGTGGTAGCCGATTCTCCCCGGCTGAGCAGATGCCATTTGTTTTCTATTTTTTCAAACAGCAGCGCTTTGGTTGTGGTGCTGCCAACATCAGTGATAATTATGGTTTCATGCCCGGACATGCCACAGTCACTCCTTTCGCGCTCTGCCGGTCGGAATATTGATGCTGTTCCCAAAAAGCCTCATGATCCCCATACAAGACCAGACTGCCTTTGAACCGGCTGCTTTTTTTAGCAAAACCGAAGCGACCGAAGAAGCTGCTTTGTTGTTGCTCCAGCACCAGCAATTGATTTTCCTGCAGTTTTTGCCAAAGGGCTGCGGCGATTTCCTGAAAGAGAAAAACCAATTGCTGTGCCGTGAAGCTTTGCTCCGCTGCCTGTCGGACAGTTTGGCTGATTTTTTCCCGCAGCAATTCGGCGGCGGCGGCCCAGGCAAACCATTGCGCCGCCAGTTGCTCTGTGCTGATGCGGGGGATTGCCACAGCGACATCATTACTGGCGGTATAACCAAAATGATATAGAATGTCGTTGCCTTTGCTGTAGACCAGTAATTTTCCCGCTTCATCCATCGTCCGCAGCATCTGCATAAAGGCAGGCTGCCTCAGTTCTGCCAGCAGTTTCTGATTTTGCACGAGACCGGGCGCCTGAATATGAATCAAAGTCACCTTGCCGCCATAAGGTAAGCTCAGGCAAAGCCAGGGCGCTTTGTGGTTGGCTGCATCTTTCAGATCGGTTGTCTGCAGAGCTTCCGGAATCGGACAGCCGGCTGCCGCGCAAGCCTGCAGCCAGAGCGGCCAGAGCTGCATTTGAATCCCGGCGAATCCTACCAAACCGCTGAAGAGGGCGGCATCGTTAGGGAATTTCTCTTGTTTTATTTTCAGCAGCGCCGGTGTCCAGAGTTCAGCCAGGACAGCAGCCGGCGATTCTTTATCCAAGACCATCCTGATCACCCCATAATTTCTGGCAGTTTTGCACCGGTACCGCCAGGCACTCGCCCTGATCCAATTGAATCAGAGCAAGCGAGGCATTGGTCCCGGCAGCGGTTGCCTGTAAGTCTGCGCTGATGGCAGCGACTCTGCCGATTGAACCGAAATGCGGTTCACGGATAAGAATTACTGCGTCATTCACTTGCAGATTCAAGGCGGTTGGGATCGTTTCTTTGGTATCGAGCGGGATCTCTTCGGCTAAGGGGATGAGAATTTCCGGCCGAATCACCCCGGCGCGCAGCTGAGTGCTGCCATCGATGGCTGCAAGCAAGCCGGCGTGCTCCGCTATTTGCCGATAGGTTTGCTGCGGCATGGCGCTGCCGAAGCCCTGCATCATGATCACAGTAAAGGGCAGTTCCATGCGCTGGCCCATGACCATTAAGGGTTCTTCATGACTGAATTTCCCCAGGACCTCCTGGTCCAGACTGCCGACGATCAAACCGCTGATTTCCAGTTGCTCCAAGCGGCGCAAGGCGGCCAACGTGACGCCGCCGCGGGCCAGCACAATAGACCCCCTGATTTGTTCGGGCAGGTCATCGACATCCAAGTCGCGGTCTTCCGCTAAAAGCGGCAGCAACTGACCAACCTGTTCGCCGCCAAACCCCATCACACCCTGATAACGGTAGCCGTAGCTTTCTACGACCAAAGCGCCGTTCTCCGAGGTCTCTTTGATTACCCCGTCCAGATGGGCCAGCAATTCGGTTGGCTGATAAAGCGGAGCCAGAATCAGGTAGCCTTCCGTGGTAGAGATTTCCCGGATTTTACCGACGGCAGGCGCCACGATGGGCGGTTTCCGATTGCTGATCAAAACTCTGCCCCGATCGACGACAGAGCCTTGTTTGACCGTCAGTCCGGCGGCAAAGGCCAGCTTGGACATTCCCAATTCTTCCGCCCGATACCAGATTGGTTCTTTGGGCCCGGCCGGCAGAGGCTCCCGGATGAAAACATTACCCAAAAAACGGGAGATCAGGGCTATATAACCTGAAGTCGGACTGACCAGATAGGTATGCGTATAAAATTCGCGGTTTTCAGCCAAGATATCCCCCTGATTGATCCAGTCATTTAGATTTTTAGCCATTTTTTTCTGGATATGCAAAGAATCAATGCCCAGCGCAGCCGCGACATTGCAGCGCACCATCTGACCGGGAATGTAGTCGAGTTTTCCGATCACATCATCATGCCGCACGCGCTGGCCGGGTTTTGCCAGCAATTGGCCTTGTGCCACCAAACGGCGGGTAACCTGTATTTTTTCTTTCAAGCAAAAAACCTCCTGAGGTCTCGAGACTCTGACAAAAAATAGAGCTGCCCAGCAGCCGGAATCATTCCTTCTATAACAGAAGAAATGTAACACAGATTATTCGCTTTGACAAGAATTTTTAACGGTAATTTTTGATATAATAAGAAATATCCGCAATAGTTTTTCCGGGTTTGACCGGGTGGCTTTGCCAGTGAAAGGCTGGTCTGACAGGATGAGAACGGGTTTTTATTACCGGGACTGTCAATATCCGTTCAATCCGGAAATGATCGGGCTGCCGCAGCCATATCAGGATGTCTTCGCCGTCTCTCCGCAGGCTGTGACTGATAATTTTGCCCCGGCGCGGCGGCAAAAAAGCTATCTTTCTTTGCTGCAGGTTGCTTAGGCAATTTTGCACCGGTCCGATGCCGCCTTCTTAACCTGCACCTAGACAGCTTTGGAACAATTTGATGAGAAAGCAGCGCCTTTTCGGGCCCTGGTGACTTATTTCTACGTAGAATTCCGCCAGATCATCACCGTCACGGACGAAGCAGGGGCTTTTCCACAATGGCAGGCTCGGCTTTTTTAGCCAACGGCAGTAGCGGTCCAGGTGTGATTGCGGAGGAAACCGCCTACTGCAAATTGCATTTGGTGCCAAAACAATTGCGGAAGACAGCCGGCTGAAAATAAAAAACACCGGAATGATTGGTTTTGCAGGCCAAACAATGCCGATGTTCCGCTGGTTGTCATTATCTGTTGTTTTTGGAATGTCCGCGACTTTTTCATCCCATCGTTCCGCTGAAAATACAAGATTTGTCCCGACTTTGTTTTTCTTGCAGACGGTTACTACGTATCATGCATATAATCCAGCTGCCATTGAGCGGGATTCAGCCGAGGCAGGCGGAGTTTTCCCGGCAGTGTTTGCCGACGCAAAAAGACCGCATCAGACCCCCGGCGGTATCCTGGACTGTGTTGGGCCTGCCGGCTTAATTCCAGCTGAGCCAAGGCTATCACACTGTTGGATACGACGACTGTGATCAATGAATAAATCAATTTTTCCGCCGGCAGGTAAACCAGTGAAAGTAAAAGAATCGCTACATCCGTCACAGTATACCAAAGAGAGATTTTTATATGAAATTTTTCCCGCATAATCAGGGCGATGGAGGCGTCCCAGCCGGATGCGGCTCCGGCTTTCAGCAGGAGTCCCTCCCCGAGACCAACAAAAAGTCCGCCCAGAACAGCTGCTGTAATCGGCACTTGGGATAAATCCGGCAGCAGCGGAGGAAAGTATCCGTAAAGTCCATAAAAGGCGGCAAAGGCAACCGAAGCCA
The DNA window shown above is from Negativicutes bacterium and carries:
- a CDS encoding glutamate mutase L, translated to MSGHETIIITDVGSTTTKALLFEKIENKWHLLSRGESATTVEAPYADVMIGVLRAIQMLEDRSGRKLLQDAGQGLTPTTDQYLSTSSAGGGLQMVVCGNVSRISAESAQRAALGGGAVLLDVFAADDGRTLFQRMERLRTLRPDMILLSGGVEGAEPGSFLIEMCDFIRSAQPKPKFGYQYTLPIIYAGTSKAVDLVEDLLGEQFTLKVVDNLRPSFQEENLTPTREAIHELFIEHVMSHAPGYARLKEITTTPLMPTPTAVGEILMRYAGHRRKNILCVDIGGATTDVFSVVNGFYVRTVSANYGMSYSIGNVATTAGVENLMRWLPNQNLTAATMMNRIGNKLIYPTTIPATPEDLQVEQAVGREALRLSFEDHRAIAKIQKPKGLFSNGLTDASQELSIDIFDTIIGSGGVLSNAPERGQAAAMLLDAFQPEGVTELMVDSVFMLPHLGIFSQNDENGALDILDRDCLIPLGCALAPAGSGVLGQTALTVQGRTDSGREIKVEGHWGELLAVPLGKEETAQLQISAHNGARWPSDKLRVTVRGGLSGLMLDLRGRPLARQSWPQQMYEQAWLDVLCRRDQR
- a CDS encoding YitT family protein, encoding MTCFVLDMLGILLGIVIFGKKFAGVSIVASVAFAAFYGLYGYFPPLLPDLSQVPITAAVLGGLFVGLGEGLLLKAGAASGWDASIALIMREKFHIKISLWYTVTDVAILLLSLVYLPAEKLIYSLITVVVSNSVIALAQLELSRQAQHSPGYRRGSDAVFLRRQTLPGKLRLPRLNPAQWQLDYMHDT